The Chanodichthys erythropterus isolate Z2021 chromosome 14, ASM2448905v1, whole genome shotgun sequence genome window below encodes:
- the si:ch211-214p13.7 gene encoding uncharacterized protein si:ch211-214p13.7, whose protein sequence is MGNLSCKRRKKKHESAEDNDHQRETTAGTRTEDVLYASIDHTTINPERHIRDLEDNDCDYALVNLPQNTTDISMHKSSEDCSDDYVLMG, encoded by the exons ATGGGAAATTTAAGCTGCAAGCGAAG GAAGAAGAAACATGAAAGCGCTG AAGATAATGACCATCAGAGAGAAACAACAGCAGGCACACGG ACAGAAGATGTCCTCTATGCTTCAATTGACCACACTACCATCAATCCAGAAAGGCACATTCGAGATCTGGAGGACAACGATTGTGATTATGCCCTTGTAAATCTCCCTCAAAACACAACAGACATAAGCATGCACAAAAGCAGTGAGGACTGTTCAGATGATTATGTACTCATGGGCTGA
- the si:ch211-214p13.9 gene encoding cell surface glycoprotein CD200 receptor 1 isoform X1, whose product MANNQTLMVVVLLSIFMARSHSKGDQDIVSHQNQDAVIEKLTVFKEQTFVADSDVTLWCADNVTDVKWNELIFIVWNISMQGKKCYLGLSPKLDDTCNDGKNLSHTSNGVSLFIPKISVEDEGFYLCDLSYKGGSKSVNISVSVTRLETQLDSENGQRIAVCKATYKEMKPTLHWEPALNFSFTNTSFKKVNTFFIMENHVHLPDDVTISNITCVASYPSESGSMQQKSTLDITQDIPNTGNFSKELIIAISSGSVFFLLIIVSLAVVCLLHRKPKHISALKMLCCKSKISPPAEDKPAQPADVEEVEPYASYIQRVNSIYNSSAELFNA is encoded by the exons ATGGCGAACAATCAGACATTGATGGTTGTCGTCCTCCTAAGTATCTTTATGGCAAGAAGTCATTCAAAAG GAGATCAAGATATTGTATCACATCAGAATCAAGATGCTGTGATTGAAAAACTGACAG TTTTCAAAGAGCAGACCTTTGTGGCAGACAGCGATGTCACTTTATGGTGTGCCGATAATGTCACTGATGTCAAATGGaatgaattaatttttattgtGTGGAACATCAGCATGCAAGGCAAAAAATGTTATCTTGGTTTGTCACCCAAACTGGACGACACTTGTAATGATGGAAAGAATCTGAGCCACACTTCAAATGGAGTTTCCTTATTCATTCCCAAGATTTCAGTGGAAGATGAAGGATTTTACTTGTGTGATTTATCATATAAAGGAGGAAGCAAATCTGTAAATATCTCTGTAAGCG ttacCCGCCTAGAAACTCAGCTGGACAGTGAAAATGGTCAGAGGATTGCTGTCTGTAAGGCCACATATAAAGAGATGAAACCCACTCTTCACTGGGAACCTGCCTTGAACTTTTCCTTCACTAACACTTCTTTCAAGAAggttaatacatttttcattatgGAGAATCACGTACATCTGCCTGATGATGTGACCATCAGTAACATCACCTGCGTGGCCTCATACCCGTCTGAGTCCGGCTCTATGCAGCAGAAGAGCACACTTGATATTACACAAG ATATACCAAACACAGGAAATTTTTCAAAGGAACTTATTATTGCCATTTCATCtggttctgttttttttttattaattattgtgTCTCTGGCCGTGGTTTGCCTACTACACAGAAAGCCAAAGCACATAAG TGCATTGAAGATGCTTTGCTGCAAATCCAAAATCTCACCACCAGCTGAAGACAAACCAGCCCAG cctgCGGATGTCGAAGAGGTGGAACCCTATGCAAGTTACATACAGCGAGTCAATTCCATCTACAACTCCTCAGCTGAACTCTTCAACGCCTGA
- the si:ch211-214p13.9 gene encoding cell surface glycoprotein CD200 receptor 1 isoform X2, which yields MANNQTLMVVVLLSIFMARSHSKVFKEQTFVADSDVTLWCADNVTDVKWNELIFIVWNISMQGKKCYLGLSPKLDDTCNDGKNLSHTSNGVSLFIPKISVEDEGFYLCDLSYKGGSKSVNISVSVTRLETQLDSENGQRIAVCKATYKEMKPTLHWEPALNFSFTNTSFKKVNTFFIMENHVHLPDDVTISNITCVASYPSESGSMQQKSTLDITQDIPNTGNFSKELIIAISSGSVFFLLIIVSLAVVCLLHRKPKHISALKMLCCKSKISPPAEDKPAQPADVEEVEPYASYIQRVNSIYNSSAELFNA from the exons ATGGCGAACAATCAGACATTGATGGTTGTCGTCCTCCTAAGTATCTTTATGGCAAGAAGTCATTCAAAAG TTTTCAAAGAGCAGACCTTTGTGGCAGACAGCGATGTCACTTTATGGTGTGCCGATAATGTCACTGATGTCAAATGGaatgaattaatttttattgtGTGGAACATCAGCATGCAAGGCAAAAAATGTTATCTTGGTTTGTCACCCAAACTGGACGACACTTGTAATGATGGAAAGAATCTGAGCCACACTTCAAATGGAGTTTCCTTATTCATTCCCAAGATTTCAGTGGAAGATGAAGGATTTTACTTGTGTGATTTATCATATAAAGGAGGAAGCAAATCTGTAAATATCTCTGTAAGCG ttacCCGCCTAGAAACTCAGCTGGACAGTGAAAATGGTCAGAGGATTGCTGTCTGTAAGGCCACATATAAAGAGATGAAACCCACTCTTCACTGGGAACCTGCCTTGAACTTTTCCTTCACTAACACTTCTTTCAAGAAggttaatacatttttcattatgGAGAATCACGTACATCTGCCTGATGATGTGACCATCAGTAACATCACCTGCGTGGCCTCATACCCGTCTGAGTCCGGCTCTATGCAGCAGAAGAGCACACTTGATATTACACAAG ATATACCAAACACAGGAAATTTTTCAAAGGAACTTATTATTGCCATTTCATCtggttctgttttttttttattaattattgtgTCTCTGGCCGTGGTTTGCCTACTACACAGAAAGCCAAAGCACATAAG TGCATTGAAGATGCTTTGCTGCAAATCCAAAATCTCACCACCAGCTGAAGACAAACCAGCCCAG cctgCGGATGTCGAAGAGGTGGAACCCTATGCAAGTTACATACAGCGAGTCAATTCCATCTACAACTCCTCAGCTGAACTCTTCAACGCCTGA